From Virgibacillus natechei, the proteins below share one genomic window:
- a CDS encoding MFS transporter, which translates to MNNQEKIWTKSFISISITQFLIFVAFYTLLTTLPIFVINDLGGTEAKGGLLITAMLLSAILVRPFSATILDRIGKKNGLIISVSIFAATMFLYIWMDAFIPLLVLRFFHGLSFGFVTTATGAIAADIIPSKRRGAGLGYFAMAMNVAVVIGPFIGLMMLQYVTFQTLFIFLSILMLVAVVSTLSIHVPPIDTQVVTPRGLQQLKLRNLVEMKALPIALISSLISLAYASIMSFIPVYADSLGLASTASYFFFVFAVVMLLSRPSLGKAFDTRGPKFVILPCLFIFSIGLVVLSFTSTSWMLLVAAGLIGLGYGSLLPSFQTMAIQAAPPSRSAHATSTFFIFYDSGIAAGSFVWGLVVAGYGFPQLYMLCAAVVLVVMLLFNLYHAKRVKSKPASNQGS; encoded by the coding sequence GTGAATAATCAAGAAAAAATTTGGACCAAAAGCTTTATCAGTATATCAATAACTCAATTTTTAATTTTCGTCGCCTTTTATACGTTATTAACAACCCTGCCTATCTTCGTCATAAATGACCTTGGCGGTACCGAGGCTAAAGGTGGATTACTCATAACGGCGATGTTACTATCTGCAATCCTTGTTCGACCTTTTTCCGCTACTATATTAGATCGAATAGGTAAGAAAAATGGGCTTATCATTAGTGTTTCTATTTTTGCAGCAACCATGTTTCTCTATATATGGATGGATGCCTTTATACCGCTGTTGGTATTACGATTCTTTCATGGGTTATCATTTGGTTTCGTCACTACAGCAACCGGGGCTATTGCGGCAGATATCATACCATCAAAAAGGCGCGGAGCTGGACTTGGCTACTTTGCAATGGCAATGAACGTAGCCGTTGTTATCGGGCCTTTCATTGGTTTAATGATGTTACAATATGTAACATTCCAAACGCTGTTCATCTTTTTAAGTATCCTAATGCTTGTTGCGGTGGTCAGTACGTTAAGTATCCATGTACCACCTATAGATACCCAGGTCGTTACACCGAGAGGCTTACAACAACTGAAGTTACGTAATTTAGTAGAGATGAAGGCATTACCTATTGCATTGATTAGTAGTTTAATATCTTTAGCTTATGCAAGTATCATGTCATTTATCCCCGTATACGCCGATTCACTTGGGCTTGCATCCACAGCCAGTTATTTCTTTTTCGTGTTTGCCGTGGTTATGTTGCTATCAAGACCTTCTTTAGGGAAAGCATTCGATACACGTGGTCCAAAATTTGTCATATTACCATGTTTATTTATATTTTCAATTGGGCTCGTAGTATTGAGCTTTACCAGTACGTCCTGGATGTTACTTGTCGCAGCTGGCTTAATTGGATTAGGATACGGTTCCTTATTACCTAGCTTTCAAACGATGGCCATTCAGGCTGCCCCACCGTCTAGAAGTGCTCATGCAACCTCAACATTCTTCATATTCTATGATTCAGGGATTGCTGCTGGTTCATTTGTATGGGGACTTGTCGTAGCAGGTTACGGATTCCCGCAACTTTACATGCTATGTGCTGCAGTCGTATTGGTCGTGATGCTTCTATTTAACCTTTATCATGCAAAAAGGGTTAAATCAAAGCCAGCCAGCAATCAGGGGAGCTAA
- a CDS encoding response regulator — MHESIHVLIVEDDFRIAEINRQLVDQVDGFHTVNTVKTAEETLVFLEKGTNLPHLILLDIYVPDSIGLHLFWEIRKHYHEIDIIILTAAKEVTTIQETLKGGIYDYMVKPVDIDRLEQTLTNYREQVRILSSKDQFDQEEIDQLIRPSKPSIKRDAPIKNLPKGIDDITLTKVNAVLKEKGKGGVTALEASKHIGLNRSTARRYLEYLVSVEEVYAELSYGDVGRPERKYIASSK, encoded by the coding sequence ATGCATGAATCGATCCATGTTTTAATTGTGGAAGACGATTTTCGTATTGCGGAGATCAATCGACAGCTTGTAGACCAGGTTGATGGATTTCATACCGTGAATACCGTAAAAACAGCTGAAGAAACGTTGGTATTTTTAGAAAAAGGAACAAACCTGCCACACTTAATTTTATTGGATATTTACGTTCCGGATAGTATCGGATTACATTTATTTTGGGAAATAAGGAAGCATTATCACGAGATTGATATTATCATCTTAACAGCAGCAAAAGAAGTAACAACGATTCAAGAAACCTTAAAGGGAGGCATTTATGATTATATGGTTAAGCCTGTCGATATTGACCGGCTAGAGCAGACGTTGACAAACTACCGGGAACAAGTCCGCATCTTATCATCCAAGGACCAATTTGACCAAGAGGAGATTGATCAGCTTATACGTCCGTCAAAACCGTCAATCAAGCGTGATGCTCCAATCAAAAACCTCCCCAAAGGAATTGATGATATCACCCTTACTAAAGTTAATGCCGTTTTAAAGGAGAAAGGGAAGGGTGGTGTAACGGCACTGGAAGCAAGTAAACATATAGGTTTAAATCGCTCTACAGCAAGGCGATACCTGGAATACCTGGTTTCCGTTGAAGAAGTATATGCTGAACTTAGCTACGGCGATGTTGGCAGACCAGAGCGAAAATATATAGCGTCATCAAAATGA
- a CDS encoding Na+/H+ antiporter NhaC family protein, with product MDILSIVPPIVAVVMAIITKRVLFSLFISIWVGGLIAAGGNPFEAVGQTFTWMKDVMVDPWNARFLVMTALLGTGAAFMFKTGGSEGLIKILQKRLTTKKRVLFLPYFLGILIFFNDYVNSVIVGNATKDITKKHKISREKLSYVIDSTAAPMATIGPVSDWIGFQVSLIAAAFASLSIVGMEPYFVFLQSIPWNFYAILCLLAVPMIIAGKDFGPMAKAEHRAHTTGKLIPDGSTPLSSVEQDLGEPFQKEGSVWNFILPLVTLISVSIWGLWYSGGGATGKSMMDALADTDVSVALTWGAFAMTTVGIILALVQGMGLKKCEDTLLGGIRTMLPALIIIVLAWSIGTVTAELGTAEFVVSATEGWMTTALIPFLVFAISMFISFATGTSWGTMSILTPIAIPLAYTMGGEELIPIVIGAIFAGAIFGDHVSPISDTTVMASIFSESDHIAHVNTQIPYALVPAGIAGVMYLLYSLIGSSIILLIVGIVVQFFLLRYLGNRHEKKFGEVG from the coding sequence ATGGACATATTATCGATTGTACCGCCGATTGTAGCGGTGGTGATGGCCATTATTACCAAGCGTGTTTTGTTTTCACTTTTCATCAGTATTTGGGTTGGTGGTTTAATCGCGGCGGGCGGTAATCCATTTGAAGCGGTAGGGCAAACGTTCACATGGATGAAGGATGTGATGGTTGATCCATGGAATGCTCGTTTTCTTGTCATGACAGCGCTACTGGGAACCGGAGCTGCGTTTATGTTTAAGACAGGCGGCTCGGAAGGTCTTATAAAAATATTACAAAAGAGATTAACCACAAAGAAGCGGGTACTGTTTTTACCATATTTCTTAGGTATTCTTATTTTCTTCAATGATTACGTCAACTCTGTCATCGTTGGAAACGCGACAAAAGATATCACCAAAAAACACAAAATTTCAAGAGAAAAATTATCCTACGTGATTGACTCGACAGCTGCTCCAATGGCAACAATCGGACCTGTTTCAGACTGGATCGGTTTTCAAGTATCATTAATTGCGGCAGCCTTTGCCAGCCTTAGTATTGTAGGTATGGAACCGTATTTTGTCTTTTTGCAATCTATTCCATGGAATTTTTACGCTATTCTTTGTCTCTTAGCCGTACCTATGATTATAGCGGGCAAGGATTTTGGTCCAATGGCAAAAGCAGAACATCGTGCACATACAACCGGAAAACTGATACCAGATGGATCAACGCCATTATCTTCGGTTGAGCAGGATTTGGGGGAACCATTCCAGAAAGAGGGAAGTGTTTGGAATTTTATTCTTCCGCTGGTAACACTTATTTCCGTCAGTATATGGGGGTTATGGTATTCAGGTGGTGGAGCAACAGGGAAATCAATGATGGACGCGCTTGCCGATACGGATGTTTCTGTTGCATTAACATGGGGTGCTTTTGCAATGACGACGGTAGGGATCATTCTTGCGCTTGTGCAAGGTATGGGCCTGAAAAAGTGTGAGGATACGTTGCTTGGTGGTATTCGTACCATGTTGCCAGCACTTATTATTATCGTGTTGGCTTGGTCGATTGGAACGGTAACAGCAGAACTTGGTACTGCGGAGTTCGTGGTAAGTGCGACAGAAGGATGGATGACAACAGCGCTTATACCATTTTTGGTTTTTGCTATCAGCATGTTTATTTCTTTTGCAACAGGTACGTCTTGGGGCACAATGTCGATTTTGACGCCTATTGCGATCCCGCTAGCTTATACGATGGGGGGAGAGGAATTAATACCTATCGTTATCGGAGCGATTTTTGCCGGGGCAATTTTCGGCGACCATGTCTCACCAATTTCTGATACAACGGTAATGGCATCTATTTTCTCTGAATCGGATCACATTGCTCACGTTAATACACAGATCCCATACGCATTAGTACCTGCTGGGATTGCAGGTGTCATGTATCTACTGTACTCGTTGATTGGTAGCAGTATCATTTTATTAATTGTCGGTATCGTTGTTCAATTCTTCTTACTTCGTTATTTGGGCAATCGGCATGAGAAAAAATTTGGAGAAGTGGGATGA
- a CDS encoding helix-turn-helix domain-containing protein: MKEVIIQLNEETYEQINEITELENLINRHRDKNRRDDYEIEDFIVGSIVDKIEQIKHFDAVHPLVENHNQPVIKNRFKEIAKQKNIYIKDVADQLNMKPPNVSKIFNNVSQPRLELFIKIWLVLGSPPLHQCIYLEEE, from the coding sequence ATGAAAGAAGTGATAATCCAGTTGAATGAGGAAACATATGAGCAAATCAACGAAATCACAGAATTGGAAAATTTAATTAATCGTCATCGGGATAAGAACAGAAGGGACGATTATGAAATAGAAGACTTTATTGTTGGAAGTATTGTGGATAAAATCGAACAGATCAAGCATTTTGATGCAGTTCATCCTCTTGTGGAAAACCATAATCAACCTGTAATCAAGAATCGATTCAAAGAAATAGCCAAACAGAAGAATATCTATATCAAAGATGTTGCGGATCAACTGAATATGAAACCCCCAAATGTAAGCAAAATATTTAATAATGTGTCGCAGCCACGATTGGAACTGTTCATTAAAATTTGGCTGGTGCTCGGTAGCCCGCCTTTGCATCAATGCATTTATTTGGAAGAGGAATAA
- a CDS encoding putative holin-like toxin, which produces MTVFETLILMISFGTLMVGIVKSKK; this is translated from the coding sequence ATGACCGTATTTGAAACCCTGATTCTAATGATATCGTTTGGGACATTAATGGTCGGTATTGTCAAATCAAAAAAATAA
- a CDS encoding MBL fold metallo-hydrolase, which produces MNKRFLLLMIILVMFLVACGQGTDQDTQGKANEANTVDSHSESESSDRDKVIQEESESEESGSSDEETETASETNAEERYTESLTDLTVHYIDAGQADATLFQYTDQEETYNILYDTGDWNANDVVNYLGSQDISSIDLIIGTHPHADHIGQLAEIVHTYDTGEVWMSGNESTSQTFQTAIEAVLSSDADYHEPRTGEEFEIGPMKIEVLHPSSISGNLNEESVSLRFTYGDVRFLFTGDAGKSDELEMMNSEMDVQADILRLGHHGSDTSSDPAFIDAVDPSTAIYSAGATNSYGHPSASVVSLIQDAGIDLYGTDVNGTIIVTTDGNDYHIETNEDGTISPESTGSSNSSDSDQSETNEANTESESTTDSCMDINDASIDEVQEITHIGPARAQDLIDLRPFDSVDDLDSINGLGPARISDIKDEGIACIGG; this is translated from the coding sequence GTGAATAAGCGTTTTTTACTGTTAATGATCATTTTAGTTATGTTTTTAGTAGCTTGTGGTCAAGGAACAGACCAAGATACACAAGGTAAGGCTAATGAAGCAAATACAGTTGATAGCCATTCGGAATCAGAATCATCAGATCGAGATAAAGTAATCCAGGAAGAAAGTGAATCAGAGGAGAGCGGATCTTCAGACGAAGAAACAGAAACAGCTTCCGAGACGAACGCAGAAGAAAGGTACACTGAATCTTTAACGGATTTAACCGTTCATTACATTGATGCGGGTCAGGCGGATGCGACCCTTTTTCAGTATACGGATCAAGAAGAGACGTACAACATCCTATATGATACGGGAGACTGGAACGCCAATGATGTGGTCAACTACTTAGGCTCACAGGATATTTCATCTATCGACTTGATTATTGGTACCCATCCACATGCTGATCATATCGGCCAATTGGCGGAAATTGTACATACATACGATACGGGTGAGGTGTGGATGTCTGGAAATGAAAGTACCTCGCAAACATTTCAAACTGCAATTGAGGCCGTCCTTTCAAGCGATGCGGACTACCATGAGCCAAGGACCGGGGAGGAATTCGAAATTGGCCCCATGAAAATAGAGGTGCTCCACCCTAGTAGCATTTCTGGTAATTTAAACGAAGAATCCGTCTCTTTACGCTTCACATACGGGGATGTGCGCTTTTTATTTACTGGAGATGCTGGTAAAAGTGATGAGTTGGAAATGATGAATAGTGAGATGGATGTACAAGCAGATATTTTACGGCTTGGACACCATGGTTCGGACACCTCGAGTGATCCTGCATTTATTGATGCAGTAGACCCATCCACCGCGATTTACAGTGCAGGAGCTACTAATAGCTATGGACATCCCAGTGCCAGTGTTGTTTCCCTCATTCAAGATGCGGGAATTGATTTATATGGGACTGATGTGAATGGAACCATTATTGTTACCACAGATGGCAATGATTATCATATCGAAACAAACGAAGACGGCACGATTAGTCCGGAGAGTACTGGATCATCAAACAGCTCTGATTCAGACCAAAGTGAAACGAACGAAGCGAATACAGAAAGTGAATCAACAACTGATTCCTGCATGGATATTAATGATGCTTCTATCGATGAAGTTCAGGAAATCACCCACATCGGACCAGCTAGAGCACAAGATTTGATTGACCTGAGGCCTTTCGATTCTGTAGATGACCTCGATTCGATTAATGGGTTAGGTCCTGCACGAATTTCCGATATAAAAGATGAGGGAATAGCATGTATAGGAGGTTAG
- the purU gene encoding formyltetrahydrofolate deformylase, whose product MNKYIEEKIQTFKARNKNRARLLINCPDQPGIVAAVSQFLYGYGANIIESDQYTMDPMGGNFFIRIEFECDGLNEKGSQLEENFLSVAEKFNLDWKIMYVREIKNMAVFVSKEPHCLLELLWEFQSGNIMANIAVVISNHETARDMVESLGIPFYYIPSNRDIRKQVEEEQKELLEKYEIDVIVLARYMQILSPTFVEDYQHRIINIHHSFLPAFIGAKPYERAFDRGVKMIGATSHYVTNDLDEGPIIEQDIDRVDHRDNVDAMKKTGQSIERSVLTRSVKWHLDDRIIVEGNKTIVF is encoded by the coding sequence ATGAATAAATATATCGAAGAAAAAATACAAACATTTAAAGCTAGAAATAAAAATAGAGCGCGTCTTTTAATCAATTGCCCTGATCAACCAGGAATTGTCGCAGCAGTCTCTCAATTCCTTTATGGATATGGGGCGAATATTATCGAGTCGGATCAATATACCATGGATCCCATGGGCGGGAATTTCTTTATACGAATTGAGTTTGAATGTGACGGTCTAAATGAGAAGGGAAGTCAGTTGGAGGAGAATTTTCTTTCCGTAGCCGAAAAATTTAATTTGGACTGGAAGATTATGTATGTGCGTGAAATCAAAAACATGGCTGTATTCGTCTCCAAAGAACCACATTGCCTACTTGAGCTTTTGTGGGAATTCCAAAGCGGGAATATAATGGCAAATATTGCGGTTGTTATCAGCAATCATGAAACGGCAAGGGACATGGTGGAATCACTAGGCATTCCATTTTATTACATTCCATCAAATCGGGACATTCGGAAGCAGGTGGAGGAAGAGCAGAAGGAATTGCTGGAGAAATATGAGATAGATGTGATTGTTCTGGCACGTTATATGCAAATTCTCTCACCGACATTTGTAGAAGATTATCAACATCGTATCATTAATATTCACCATTCCTTTCTGCCAGCGTTTATTGGTGCGAAACCATATGAACGCGCCTTTGATCGAGGTGTGAAAATGATTGGTGCAACGTCCCATTATGTCACGAATGATCTCGACGAAGGCCCGATCATCGAACAGGATATCGACCGAGTGGATCATCGTGATAATGTGGACGCCATGAAAAAAACAGGGCAATCCATTGAACGAAGTGTCCTCACACGTTCTGTTAAATGGCATCTGGATGATCGAATTATTGTGGAGGGGAATAAGACGATTGTGTTTTAA
- a CDS encoding DUF3006 domain-containing protein: MKYVIAIMIAVSFLLAIVTMYAGTGETSNVQRGVAGSAVENLHEITDQPMKTRGMIDRFEGNKAVILIEDLNEELIVPRQDLPIGSKVNTWFLMKIEDGNFKIISIDWKLTKEQDERIKALMEKLREN; this comes from the coding sequence ATGAAATATGTTATTGCGATTATGATAGCTGTATCGTTTCTACTAGCAATAGTTACCATGTACGCTGGAACCGGTGAAACAAGTAACGTCCAAAGAGGTGTCGCAGGTAGCGCTGTGGAAAACTTGCACGAGATCACGGACCAACCGATGAAAACAAGGGGGATGATTGATAGGTTTGAGGGGAATAAAGCGGTTATACTTATTGAGGATTTGAATGAGGAACTGATTGTACCAAGGCAGGATTTGCCAATTGGCAGTAAGGTTAATACATGGTTCCTTATGAAAATAGAGGATGGAAATTTTAAGATTATTTCCATTGACTGGAAGTTGACTAAGGAACAAGATGAGCGTATAAAGGCATTGATGGAAAAATTGCGGGAGAATTAG
- a CDS encoding ATP-binding protein → MIQFQKSDIKKHQLKPTVRFNLKMKMILLIGILILAIITFIGIFLHHFLSDTLEAEMGDQALNVAETVSHIPELVAAFEADDPASIIQPTIAPIQDATEAEFIVVGNTEEVRYAHPDEEEIGKKMVGGDNERALLNGESYTSKATGTLGDSLRAKVPIFLDGEIVGVVSVGFLVNDVQSLIADYSKEIWIVLFLIGGVGILGAILVTTYIKRVLFGMEPEEIAHVLFQKETILQSTHEGIIAVNQDGFVTMMNATAQQLLFNQEINQTNYIGTPVQNILPSSKLQEVLTTGNSQYDKESIFGQNVFLTNTVPIYYESELIGAVSTFRNKTEIESLTKELTHVRQYANALRAQTHEFSNKLYTILGLLYLDKKEEVVDLIQTESKNQQEWIRVLIDKVSDPLLSGLLLGKLNQAEELQVNLFIDPDSHLERSLSNEKARALLTAVGNLIDNAMDAIKENPPSNRNVSLFFTDAGNDIIFEIEDSGTGICEADSFKIFEKGFSMKDGSDRGIGLSITKQIISSIDGSFYLEEAGDLGGAYFVIAIPKDE, encoded by the coding sequence ATGATTCAATTTCAGAAAAGTGATATAAAAAAACACCAGCTTAAACCGACCGTACGCTTTAATTTGAAAATGAAAATGATTCTCCTGATCGGGATTCTCATTCTCGCCATCATTACTTTTATCGGAATTTTTCTCCATCATTTCCTTTCCGATACATTAGAAGCAGAAATGGGTGATCAAGCATTAAATGTTGCCGAAACGGTGTCTCACATTCCTGAACTAGTCGCGGCATTTGAAGCAGACGATCCTGCTTCCATCATTCAACCCACCATTGCCCCTATACAGGATGCGACTGAAGCTGAGTTCATTGTTGTCGGAAATACGGAAGAAGTTCGTTATGCACATCCCGATGAGGAGGAAATTGGTAAAAAGATGGTAGGTGGTGACAATGAAAGAGCTTTGCTGAACGGGGAATCCTATACGTCAAAAGCGACTGGAACATTAGGTGATTCTCTACGTGCGAAAGTACCAATTTTTCTGGACGGGGAAATCGTAGGTGTCGTTTCTGTCGGATTTCTAGTTAATGACGTCCAAAGCCTTATCGCAGATTACAGTAAGGAAATATGGATTGTTTTATTCCTAATTGGTGGGGTCGGTATATTGGGCGCTATCTTGGTTACGACTTATATAAAAAGAGTTTTATTTGGGATGGAGCCAGAGGAAATCGCCCACGTATTGTTTCAAAAAGAAACCATCCTTCAGTCCACACATGAAGGCATTATCGCGGTGAATCAAGACGGATTCGTCACCATGATGAATGCTACTGCCCAGCAGTTACTATTTAATCAAGAAATAAATCAAACGAACTATATAGGAACGCCGGTGCAGAACATTCTTCCTTCTTCAAAATTGCAAGAGGTCTTAACTACTGGAAACAGTCAATACGACAAAGAAAGCATATTCGGTCAGAATGTTTTTCTTACAAACACGGTCCCGATCTATTATGAAAGTGAGCTAATCGGTGCTGTGTCCACGTTTCGTAATAAGACCGAAATTGAATCATTAACGAAGGAATTAACCCATGTACGACAATATGCTAACGCCTTACGTGCGCAAACGCATGAGTTTTCAAATAAACTTTATACGATATTAGGTTTATTATATTTAGATAAGAAGGAAGAAGTCGTGGACTTGATTCAAACGGAAAGCAAAAATCAGCAAGAGTGGATTCGTGTCTTGATTGATAAAGTGTCCGACCCGTTACTGAGTGGGCTTTTACTTGGAAAATTAAACCAAGCAGAAGAATTACAAGTAAATTTGTTCATCGATCCAGACAGTCACCTGGAGCGTTCCCTCAGCAATGAAAAGGCCCGAGCACTGTTAACTGCTGTAGGAAACCTTATCGATAATGCCATGGATGCAATAAAAGAAAACCCTCCTTCAAACCGTAATGTATCCCTATTCTTTACAGATGCCGGAAATGACATTATTTTTGAAATAGAAGATTCAGGAACAGGGATTTGTGAAGCAGATTCCTTTAAAATATTTGAAAAGGGCTTTTCGATGAAAGATGGTTCAGACCGTGGTATCGGATTATCAATAACGAAACAAATCATTTCCAGTATCGATGGCTCCTTTTATTTGGAAGAAGCAGGTGATCTTGGTGGCGCCTACTTTGTCATTGCGATACCGAAAGACGAATAA
- a CDS encoding GTPase family protein: MSDHKQDTYGQMQDLLKYIDEGLQKAKIPEKVKGKIAEELEELKSFIVDARPARIAIVGRRGAGKSSLINAIFGEVRAEVGDVKARTGAGKWHAYASDSGTLEIMDTRGLGEADQPEEAITQHSAVEEVEASIKEKCPDAILFLSKAKEVSSRIDEDMMQLQQLKQSVKAYHDYDIPVIGVVTQVDELSPKSVDKPPFDHEIKQKNIEEAESVLDAKLNEMAATPVKIISVSAYFEIEDNVITYDSRWNIDILIDYLVEQLPNDAQMILAKLAKVKSVQKKLARRIGKNVSGITGLIGANPIPLADLPVITGMQMAMISSIALVGGKRAKKKDLKEFLGALGLNLAAGFAFRQVARQLVRIFPGAGSVISGFIASSGTYALSEASIAYFIDEKSVGSVKKIYHDKYEEKRKTKELEKGTDQ, from the coding sequence ATGAGCGATCATAAACAAGATACTTACGGACAGATGCAAGATCTACTGAAATATATCGATGAAGGGCTACAGAAGGCGAAAATCCCTGAAAAAGTGAAGGGAAAAATAGCGGAGGAGCTTGAAGAATTAAAATCCTTCATTGTAGACGCACGGCCAGCGCGCATTGCAATTGTAGGGAGAAGAGGTGCTGGAAAGTCAAGTTTAATTAACGCCATATTCGGTGAAGTCCGAGCAGAAGTTGGGGACGTGAAAGCGCGAACGGGTGCTGGAAAGTGGCATGCTTATGCCTCTGATTCCGGAACACTCGAAATTATGGATACACGCGGTTTAGGAGAAGCCGATCAACCAGAAGAGGCAATCACACAACATTCTGCGGTAGAAGAAGTCGAGGCATCCATTAAGGAGAAATGTCCAGACGCCATTCTTTTCCTTAGCAAAGCAAAAGAAGTAAGTTCGCGCATAGACGAAGATATGATGCAGCTGCAACAATTGAAACAGTCGGTAAAAGCCTATCATGACTACGATATACCCGTCATTGGAGTCGTTACACAAGTGGACGAGCTCAGCCCCAAATCTGTAGATAAACCCCCTTTTGATCACGAAATTAAACAAAAAAACATCGAAGAGGCCGAATCTGTTCTAGATGCAAAATTGAATGAAATGGCCGCAACACCTGTAAAAATCATCTCGGTATCGGCCTACTTCGAAATCGAGGATAACGTGATCACCTATGACAGCAGATGGAATATTGATATACTGATCGATTACCTGGTCGAGCAATTGCCCAATGATGCACAAATGATTCTCGCCAAGTTAGCGAAGGTGAAATCCGTCCAAAAAAAGTTAGCGCGCAGGATTGGGAAAAATGTTTCCGGAATAACCGGACTGATCGGTGCTAACCCAATTCCGCTAGCAGATCTTCCTGTCATTACTGGAATGCAAATGGCGATGATCAGTTCCATCGCATTGGTCGGCGGGAAAAGGGCAAAGAAAAAAGACTTAAAAGAGTTTCTCGGCGCCTTAGGACTCAACCTCGCTGCTGGATTTGCTTTTCGGCAGGTAGCTCGTCAACTCGTCCGAATATTCCCAGGTGCAGGCAGCGTCATATCGGGTTTCATTGCATCGTCAGGAACATATGCATTATCAGAAGCATCAATTGCCTACTTTATCGATGAAAAATCAGTCGGTAGCGTGAAAAAAATTTACCATGATAAATATGAGGAAAAGCGAAAAACGAAGGAATTAGAGAAGGGAACGGACCAATAA
- a CDS encoding DUF3006 domain-containing protein — MKGILDRFEDNQKAVILLEEINEEWIASIENLPDGSEEGTAFHIEKVDGEFQIIAIDHESTRDKAQQSSDLMEKLRAKSKGSKFRKK; from the coding sequence ATGAAAGGTATACTTGACCGATTTGAAGATAATCAAAAAGCAGTCATCCTCCTCGAAGAAATAAACGAAGAATGGATTGCTTCTATAGAAAACTTACCAGACGGAAGTGAAGAAGGAACAGCTTTTCATATTGAAAAAGTGGATGGGGAGTTTCAAATAATTGCTATTGATCATGAATCGACCCGCGATAAAGCGCAGCAGTCATCCGATTTGATGGAAAAGCTGCGAGCGAAAAGTAAAGGAAGTAAGTTTAGGAAGAAATAG
- a CDS encoding MarR family winged helix-turn-helix transcriptional regulator: MSEINNRDLIHTLNQRFRFIGKELNSRLRDHGLYASQWSIIFCIDQFGPMTQTEIWKYLNIEAPTVTRTLSRMEESGWIVRIQGKDKRERLIELTEEASRNIKPIQQSVDEFDQEILAGLSAEEKIQLHQLLQKIKRSGDHAQ, encoded by the coding sequence ATGAGTGAGATAAACAATCGGGATTTAATCCACACCTTAAATCAGCGATTCCGTTTTATAGGAAAAGAATTGAATAGCCGTCTTCGTGACCATGGGTTATATGCTTCCCAGTGGTCAATTATTTTTTGTATTGATCAATTTGGTCCGATGACGCAAACCGAAATATGGAAATATTTAAATATAGAAGCTCCAACGGTAACACGTACCCTTTCCCGCATGGAAGAAAGCGGGTGGATTGTGAGAATTCAAGGAAAGGACAAAAGAGAGCGCCTCATAGAATTGACAGAAGAAGCGAGTCGCAACATAAAACCTATTCAACAATCGGTGGATGAATTTGACCAGGAAATCTTGGCCGGTTTATCCGCAGAAGAAAAGATACAGCTACACCAGTTATTACAAAAGATTAAACGATCAGGAGATCATGCACAGTGA